In Pseudoliparis swirei isolate HS2019 ecotype Mariana Trench chromosome 2, NWPU_hadal_v1, whole genome shotgun sequence, the following are encoded in one genomic region:
- the cmklr2 gene encoding chemerin-like receptor 2, whose translation MDDSGEDYGNYTYEYYLEYGDLDELKVDHRQRETMHIISVAIYIISFVLGLIGNGTVIWVTAFKSKKTVNSVWLLNLAMADFVFVLFLPFYIDYILQDFHWDFGVVMCKLNSFVSVMNMYASVLFLTMLSIDRYVSLVHLNWSQKYRTKERAWVVCGCIWGLAAALSCPALVFRDTMHLHDKVVCFNNFHTQDGHTAAVRHIMIVVIRTTVGFLLPFTAICVTGILLTIKVNQSGGLFRLSSFSRTVSAVILAFFLCWSPFHAFSLMELSIHSSLYLHNILKAGFPLATSLGFFNSCINPLLYLLLGKKVRHILKRACLDMTKSSLRELSQSISATEMESVPGVYQDSVPEEPMESSTL comes from the coding sequence ATGGATGACTCCGGCGAGGACTATGGGAACTACACCTATGAATACTACCTGGAGTACGGAGACCTAGATGAACTCAAAGTGGACCACAGGCAGAGGGAAACCATGCACATTATCTCAGTGGCCATCTACATTATTTCCTTTGTGCTTGGACTCATTGGAAACGGAACTGTTATTTGGGTGACAGCATTTAAAAGCAAAAAGACAGTCAACAGTGTTTGGTTGCTCAATCTAGCCATGGCAGACTTTGTATTTGTGCTGTTTCTCCCCTTCTACATTGACTACATACTGCAGGACTTCCACTGGGACTTTGGTGTGGTCATGTGTAAGCTCAACTCATTTGTGTCTGTAATGAACATGTATGCCAGTGTGCTCTTTCTCACAATGCTCAGTATAGACCGATATGTTTCTCTGGTGCACCTCAACTGGTCTCAGAAGTATCGCACGAAAGAGAGGGCCTGGGTTGTCTGTGGTTGCATATGGGGGCTGGCTGCTGCCTTGAGCTGTCCTGCGCTGGTCTTTCGTGACACCATGCACCTCCACGACAAGGTGGTATGCTTTAACAACTTCCACACACAGGATGGACACACGGCGGCTGTGAGACACATTATGATTGTGGTCATTCGTACCACTGTTGGCTTCTTGTTGCCTTTCACTGCTATTTGTGTGACAGGTATACTTCTGACAATCAAAGTCAATCAATCTGGCGGCTTGTTTCGGTTGTCCAGCTTCTCTAGGACAGTCTCTGCAGTAATTCTGGCCTTCTTTTTATGCTGGTCACCTTTCCATGCTTTTAGCTTGATGGAGCTATCCATACATTCCTCATTATACCTACACAACATTCTAAAAGCTGGCTTTCCTCTTGCCACCAGTTTAGGATTTTTTAACAGCTGCATTAACCCCCTCCTGTACCTGCTCCTGGGCAAAAAGGTGCGTCATATCCTGAAGCGTGCATGCCTAGACATGACTAAGAGTTCACTGAGAGAGCTCAGCCAGTCAATCTCTGCCACCGAGATGGAGTCTGTGCCAGGGGTTTACCAGGACAGTGTGCCAGAGGAGCCCATGGAGTCATCAACTCTATGA